A single genomic interval of Adhaeribacter pallidiroseus harbors:
- a CDS encoding DUF1553 domain-containing protein, whose translation MRLGKRLLIPGLALLVGWFTWHSTQTEERVDFNAEIRSIFNTKCISCHGGVKESAGFSLFSRADALRKTKSGKPAIIPGNADASELLKRLLSHDEEERMPYHAAPLSSPEIVKIKKWVNQGASWADHWAYIKPRKPNLPAATNWSNHPVDRFIQARWQADTLQPAAPADKPTLLRRLSLDLIGLPPTLPEMQAFLADKSPRAYEKQVDRLLASPHFGERWAAMWLDLARYSDTKGYEKDEYRQIWRYRDYVIRSFNQDKPFSQFTTEQLAGDLLPNPTEEQIIATAYHRNTANNDEGGTDDEEFRTTAILDRVSNTWEVWQGTTMGCVQCHSHPYDPIRHREFYESMAFFNNTRDEDVPGEYPNLNKYTPTEESQIADLKAWLQQQLPVPEATAGEKQLDNLLRFTEPKIHPHSFSQLTNAALADGKYLGGGHLGFARLQKVDLTDKANLLLSVRSSQNQGTLEIRQDKLDGDLLGIYQNTKTGRGGINIRKLVKLKPTRGVHDLYFVFKNATQANPQDYVCQLEWVLFSEALPGSNQPGYPETEQTILALLNTPTEQIPVMCENPEGLRRKNNVFVRGNWLTKGPEVQPTTPRFLPNFKNYPKNRLGLAQWLVSQNNPLTARVTVNRFWEQLFGVGLVESLEDFGSQGSKPSHPELLDWLALNFQQKQNWQVKKLLRLLVLSKTYQQSSRVTPELLFKDPANRLLARGPRVRLTAEQIRDQALTTAGLLSRKMYGQSVMPPQPKGVWQVVYSGLQWNTSSGEDAYRRALYTFWRRSSPYPSLLTFDAAGREVCVSRRIRTNTPLQALVTLNDTVYLTAAKGLAQHMQQASKQPEAQIKAGYYRALFKYPNAQTLQVLTRLYRQTEQHYAKQPQELIKFLPEPAKNLKNSPQFAALTIVGNAILNLDEFITKE comes from the coding sequence ATGAGGCTTGGTAAACGCTTACTGATTCCCGGGTTGGCGTTATTGGTGGGCTGGTTTACATGGCACAGCACCCAAACAGAAGAACGAGTAGATTTTAACGCGGAAATACGGTCCATTTTTAACACCAAATGCATTTCGTGCCACGGCGGGGTAAAAGAAAGCGCTGGTTTTAGCTTGTTTTCCCGGGCCGATGCGCTCCGAAAAACCAAATCGGGTAAACCCGCCATTATACCGGGCAATGCCGATGCCAGTGAGTTGCTAAAACGCTTATTATCCCATGACGAAGAGGAGCGTATGCCGTACCACGCCGCGCCCTTGAGTTCGCCGGAAATTGTAAAAATTAAAAAATGGGTCAATCAAGGAGCTTCTTGGGCCGATCATTGGGCCTATATTAAACCCCGGAAACCTAATTTGCCGGCGGCTACTAATTGGTCCAACCATCCGGTAGATCGTTTTATTCAAGCCCGCTGGCAAGCTGATACGTTGCAACCCGCCGCGCCCGCGGATAAACCAACGTTGTTACGCCGTTTAAGTCTGGATTTAATTGGTTTGCCACCCACTTTGCCGGAAATGCAGGCTTTTCTGGCGGATAAATCTCCGCGGGCTTACGAAAAACAGGTAGATCGTTTGCTGGCTTCGCCGCATTTTGGGGAGCGCTGGGCGGCCATGTGGCTCGACCTGGCCCGTTACTCCGACACCAAAGGGTACGAGAAAGACGAATATCGCCAAATCTGGCGGTACCGCGATTACGTGATTCGATCTTTTAACCAAGATAAACCTTTTAGTCAGTTCACTACCGAACAATTGGCCGGCGACTTATTGCCCAACCCCACGGAGGAGCAAATAATTGCTACGGCTTACCACCGCAATACCGCCAACAACGACGAAGGCGGCACCGACGACGAAGAGTTTCGCACGACCGCTATTCTGGACCGGGTGAGTAATACCTGGGAAGTGTGGCAAGGCACAACTATGGGTTGCGTACAGTGCCACAGCCATCCGTATGACCCTATCCGGCACCGGGAATTTTACGAATCCATGGCTTTTTTTAATAATACCCGCGACGAAGACGTGCCCGGTGAATACCCTAATTTAAATAAGTATACTCCCACCGAAGAATCGCAGATAGCCGACCTAAAAGCCTGGCTGCAGCAGCAATTGCCCGTTCCGGAGGCAACTGCCGGAGAAAAACAGTTAGATAACCTGCTCCGGTTTACGGAGCCCAAAATTCATCCGCATTCGTTTAGCCAGCTCACCAACGCCGCTCTCGCCGACGGAAAATACCTGGGCGGCGGCCACCTGGGTTTTGCGCGCTTGCAAAAAGTTGATTTAACCGATAAAGCTAATTTGCTGTTGAGTGTCCGTTCGAGTCAAAATCAAGGTACTTTAGAAATCCGGCAAGATAAGCTGGACGGCGATTTGCTGGGGATTTACCAAAATACCAAAACGGGTAGGGGAGGCATTAATATCCGGAAGCTGGTAAAACTTAAACCTACTAGGGGAGTGCATGATTTGTATTTTGTTTTTAAAAATGCCACGCAAGCAAACCCTCAGGATTACGTGTGCCAACTGGAATGGGTATTATTTTCAGAGGCCTTGCCCGGCAGTAATCAGCCGGGTTACCCGGAAACGGAACAAACCATTCTGGCTTTGTTAAATACGCCTACCGAGCAAATTCCCGTGATGTGCGAAAACCCAGAAGGGCTGCGCCGCAAAAATAATGTATTTGTACGGGGAAACTGGTTAACCAAAGGTCCTGAAGTACAACCTACTACCCCCCGGTTTTTACCAAATTTTAAAAATTACCCTAAAAACCGTTTAGGATTGGCACAATGGCTAGTAAGCCAGAATAATCCGCTCACCGCCCGGGTAACCGTGAACCGCTTCTGGGAACAATTATTTGGCGTAGGTTTGGTAGAAAGCCTGGAGGATTTTGGTTCGCAAGGCAGTAAACCTTCGCATCCCGAGTTACTCGACTGGTTGGCGTTAAACTTTCAGCAGAAGCAAAATTGGCAGGTGAAAAAATTGCTGCGGCTGTTGGTGCTTTCTAAAACGTATCAGCAGAGTTCGCGGGTTACGCCGGAGTTATTGTTTAAAGATCCGGCCAACCGGTTGCTGGCCCGCGGACCGCGCGTGCGGCTCACGGCTGAACAAATCCGGGACCAAGCCTTAACCACCGCCGGTTTGCTGAGCCGGAAAATGTACGGGCAAAGCGTAATGCCGCCCCAACCCAAAGGCGTGTGGCAAGTGGTTTACAGCGGCCTGCAATGGAATACCAGCAGCGGCGAAGATGCTTATCGCCGGGCCTTGTACACGTTTTGGCGGCGTTCCAGCCCGTATCCTTCGTTGTTGACTTTTGATGCGGCTGGTCGGGAAGTATGCGTATCGCGACGCATCCGGACCAATACGCCTTTACAAGCCTTAGTAACGTTAAACGATACAGTTTACTTAACCGCCGCTAAGGGATTAGCGCAACACATGCAACAAGCCAGTAAACAACCCGAAGCGCAGATTAAAGCCGGCTATTACCGTGCTTTGTTTAAATACCCCAATGCGCAAACCTTACAAGTGTTAACCCGGCTTTATCGGCAAACAGAGCAACACTACGCAAAACAACCCCAGGAATTAATTAAATTCTTGCCGGAGCCGGCAAAAAATTTAAAAAATTCACCACAATTCGCAGCCTTAACTATCGTCGGTAACGCCATCCTGAACCTGGATGAATTTATTACTAAAGAGTAA